The genome window GACGGGAGCGCAGACCTGGTTATCGATTTCCAGACAAACCTTGCTGCCGATGATGCAGAGAGCCACTTTAACTGGAAAGGTAACATCCGCTACATGGCTGCAGAAGATTCTTATGATGCCGTAAGTGGAGCTTCCGCTAAGGGTTCTACCCACCTGTTTCAGGCATATCTATATGATGTAGAAGGAAATCCTACAATGGGAACCGGTCTTAGAGGACTGTTTTTGTATGGTGTAAACGATTTAGCCACAGTTCAGCATGATAATCTGAATGCTTCTAAGGCTGCTGATGGTACCATCATGATTCAGTATGTTCACCGCGGTACAGCCTATCGGTTTTTCACAGACTCCGATGGAATTCTTTCTCTGCCTGACGGATCTTTTGAAAGCAGAAAGATTGGTACTCCTGATGCTATCGAAGCTGCCTTTTCTTCCGATGGAACCGCTTCTGGTGTAGACTTTGATAAAGTATGGGCCAGCGATGTTATGTTTGCCGGTGCCAGTGACAAAGCCATGTATGTTTTTGACGGTGATCTTCAGGTCACTCTTGAAAATGATATACTTGCCATAAATGGTGTACTAACAGCCGTTGAGCAGTAATCTCAAACTTTACTGATTTGAATCATAACCGCTGATCCTTGGATCAGCGGTTTTTTTATAACTGTGAGATTTTATTGGCGGGGATTAATTATAGGGTAGGATTTTGACTTTATAATAAAAAAAGGATCACCCGATTGTGATCCTTTAAGACTATAGCAGGGGTAGGACTCGAACCTACGGCCTTTGGGTTATGAGCCCAACGAGCTGCCAACTGCTCCACCCTGCGACGTTTGCTTGAAGAAGATATGCTGTTTGCACACTAATGTCAATAAAAGATCAGAAATTATATTTAAAACATAGAAAAATCTAGAATTTACCTTTGGCATAACTATAAAAATAGATGTTTTTAAGTAATTCCTCAATGGCGTATATTCTTGTTTTCCGTCTTATATAAATGGTGTATTTCAAAGGCTTATAAATAAAAAACAGCAAAGATAAATCTTTGCTGTATAAACTATTAGCAGGGGTAGGACTCGAACCTACGGCCTTTGGGTTATGAGCCCAACGAGCTGCCAACTGCTCCACCCTGCGACGTTGGTTTCAAGAGAATATATTGATTCTGGATTATTGTCAATAGAATATTTTAAAAAGTTCATTTTGTTCGCACAGACGGCAATTCTCAGACCCTGTAGGCTTCTCTGTCCTCCCGTACGGCCCGGCTCATCAGAGTTCTGGTGTGTCTGTATAAGATCAACAGCAAAGGGATGACCAACCAGGCAAGCCATGTTTCTGTAAACAGAAAAAAATCATAGAGGCCATGATAGAAGATGGCTAGGAATAACCCGAATGTGCGATTGTCTTTCTGATCAAATTTGGCTTTGCCTATATAATAGCCCATGAGTCCCGAGGCTAGGCCATGAAGAGGGACCGATGTGATTCCCCTCATAATCAATAGGCTCCAGGGATTGGAGGAGTTCATGCTGTAGAGGATGTTTTCCATGAAGGCAAAACCAAGACCTGCTGCCATTGTATATACAATTCCGTCATTGACTTCGTCAAACTCAGGCAGGGGGAAGATGTACCTGTTGACTACGGCCATTTTACAGCTTTCTTCTACCAAAGCAGCAATCACAAAGGCTTTCACAGCTGCTAAAGCCAGGGGGGAGAGATTTTCCGGGATTATGCTGGAGAATAGCAGTTCTATAATGAGAGCCGGTAATGTGGCCCCAATGCCCCACAGAAAGGCCTTCGTCACAGTTTTGCGAGGTTCCGGCCTTGGATCTCTTTTGTAAAAATATCCAAGGAGGACCAATGCCGGAATGAGGGCCAGGAGAAAGTTGATGACCTGGGGAAGCAATAGAAGAGAAAAAATGAAAAACACCTTTTATTCCCTAAGACTCTTTAACAGCCGTATGAATTCTTCATTTTGTTCCTGTGTGCCTATGGTGTATCGTATCCAGTCTTCCATGCCGAAGGAAGCCAGAGGGCGGATTGCCATGCCCTGATCCAGGAAATCATCAAAGACTTCTTTGCTGTCTTTTCCTATCCTTATACATATGAAATTGGCCTCGCTGGGATAATAGAAATAATTGTCCCTATCCAATGCCTCGTACAGATACTTCTTTCCTTCAGAACAAAGGTTCAGAGTTTTTTGTATAAAGTCATGATCGTTTAGGGCTTCAGCCGCTGCACATTGAGCTAAGAGGTTCACATTGAAGGCCTGTTTTGCCCTGAAAATTTCTTGGGTCAATGAGGGGTAAGCCATGGCGTAACCGATTCTGAGGCCCGCAAGGCCGTAGATCTTTGAAAAAGTTCTAGTGACAATAAGGTTGGGAAAATCCATCACCAGATCACAGCCGGAACCAAAATCTTCATGAGTTGCAAATTCTGCATAGGCTTCATCCAGTACCAGTATGACATGATTGGGAAGGCGCTTTAAAAAAGAACGGATTTCATTTTGTTTTAGAAATGTTCCTGTGGGATTGTTGGGGTTTGCGATAAATACAAGACAGGTCTCGTCTGTGATGGCTGCCAGCATTGCTTCTGTATCAAAAAAGCCATCTCTAAGAGCTATCTTGATGACATGTCCACCAAAAAGTAGGCCCGAAAAATTATACTCTGAAAATGTCGAGTCTGCAGTGATGACTTCCTGACCTTCTTCCAGAAAGGTTCCTGCGATGAGGGCGAATATTTCATCAGATCCATTGCCTACGATGAAGCATTCCGGGGCCAGCTTGTAGTGGTCGGCCAGGGCAGATATCAAGGTTCCCGATCGTCCGTCAGGATAGCGGTTGAGATGGTTTAATTCCTGCTGTATTGCATTGAGGGCTTTGGGGGATGGGCCCAGGGGATTTTCATTGGAGGATAGTTTTATTGCACCAGGTTTTGTTTTACCGGCAATATAAGGGGTTACGTTTCTTAGGGTCTTTCGGATTTTCATGGGTGCTCCTTGTCATGGAAGGCCTTAATCTTCCCGGGGGTACATATGCGTCAGTGCTTACAATATTTATGGAGCATCTGCTTAAGGTCAATAGGACTGACTGGTTTTCCTAGAAAATCATTCATCCCTGCATCAGTAATTTTTTTCATATCTTCATGTAGAGCCAGAGCCGTGAGGGCAATAATCGGTGTATTCTCCTGGGTCTCTTTTTCAAGGTCTCGAATTTCCATAGCCGTTTCATAACCGTCTTTTTCGGGCATCTGTATGTCCATGAGGATTAAATCCGGCTTGTGTTTTTTGTATTCCCTGATGCCTTCGTTTCCATTTTCTGCGGTGATGACCCTGTATCCTGCCTTTTCCATTGTCCTTACGGCCAATAGCTGATTGATCCTATTATCCTCCAGGAGGAGGATCAGAGGTCCCAGAGGAAGAAACACATCGGCATCACTTTTGGGGGGAGAATTTTTATGAATCCTGGGTTCTTCCTTGCTTTCATCCGGTAGCAGTAGGGGTAGGAAAAATCTGAATCTGCTGCCCTTGCCGGCTGCACTTTTTACATCAATCTGGCCACCCATCCGGCTTGTCAGATAAGCACAAATTGCCAGCCCGAGACCCGTCCCCCCATATTTTCTTGTTGTTGAGGCATCGACCTGTGTAAAGGACTGAAACAGCAGATGCTGCTTCTCCTTGGGGATGCCAATTCCTGAATCGCTGATAGAAAAAAACAATCTATGGGGACTCTTCTTTTTATCAATATGGCTAGATAATTCAATGAATCCGTTGGGAGTAAACTTCAGGGCATTGTTTAAAAGATTCTGTATGACCTGCCCGATTCTGATGGGGTCGCCCATTATTACCTCGGGTAAATCAGAGGCTGGGTTGTACTTAAAATCAACTCCCTTTGCTTTTGCCTGGGGAATGAAGAGTTTCACTATGTTTTCAAGCAAACTATGTATGGGAATTGGAATATGCTCAATGCTCAGGTTGCCGGATTCCATCTTGGAAAAATCAAGGATATCGTTAATGACCCGCATTAAGGAGTCCGCCGACAGGTGTATGATATTTAAGTACTCCTTTAAGACAGGACTTATGTCTTCTTCCAGAGCCAGATCTGTCATGCCGATGATCCCGTTCATAGGTGTTCTGATTTCATGGGTCATAGCAGCCAGGAACGTATTTGTATCTCCCTCCTGGCTTGTTTTGTTTTCATTATCCACCACATTCAAGAGCCACATAATCGGACCGGATACTTCATCTCCGGATATTTTCTTCAGAGTTATTTCTTTTTGTCTGGGAGTCAGAAGGGCATGAATGTGACGTCCCTTCAGGTCCCCTTCCTCTAAGTTCAGCATTTTCCCGGCAAAGTCATTTGCCGACTGAATCAAGCCGGAATGATCTGTGATAATCAGAGCTGTTTTCATATTGATGAATAATTTTTGTAGCTGGGCTCCTGTGATCACAGTTCTCCTCCTTTTCTGAGTATCTGATAAGTATAGTACAAAGCGGCAATTGTGTTGGTGGGATCCGTAAAATTCAGATCAAAACTTTGAATGGAACGGACGACGGGAATCGCGGCTCCTTCAACTCGTCTCTCTTCACTCAATTGCTTCCGGCACCAGGTCCATATTTCGCTGTATTTCCCTTTACTAAATGAAGAGTCCATATGATCTCTGGCCTGAAAGAAGATATCCATTTCTCTTGTTTCATCCAGAAGAATATGCAGACCTTCTCCAGATTCCTGGTTATTCATCTGGTAAATCCAAGCTATGGGGGGACTGAGGTTTTGCTGGCGGCAGATCAGGGTAATCACACTCTGTTCGTAACTTTCTCCCAGCTCTGCCTGTTCCCGGGAGAATGTTTCTTCCAGCCATGGTCCTTGAGGGTCCATATTGTGGAGAGCGATAATATAATTTAAATCACTGTGGATATTGCCTCTCTTCCCCTGTATGAACTTTTGAAATATGAGGTCTGTTTTTTCTGTGTTTCCGATTCTGCCCAGTGATTTTGCGGCGGTGGATGCTGTTATGGGATCAGGATCATCGAGGAGTTCGATCAGCGCCTTTTCTACGGCATCCATGGGGTAAGACCCCAGAGCAAAGATGGCGGCGTTTCTGGATAGAGAATAGACGTTTTGGGCTTCTCGTATTAATTCTGGGACTAGTTCTGGACGTTTTTTGTCAAAGAGTGTTTTCATTATGTCAGATTTTTCTGAGCTTAGAGGGTTGAGGAACATCTGTCTTATTTCATCATTGGCAAGAGATGAACCAGTATAGGCAAGTGAAAGGATCAGTGTTTTTCTCTTGAGGTTGCTGTTGCCGTTATTCAGTCTGGTAATATCCCGGAAGGTCCTCATATGCTCCAGTGAAAATATCATGGCCCAGGTCTTTCTTACAGTTGTACTTCCTTCTTCGCTGAATCTGGCAGCCGTTATGGCTATGAGTATGCTGAACAGTAGCCCCAGAGAAAAAGTCAGTCCATAAATATTTATATAAGGCAAATTGCCTGCGGTACTGGACAGGTCCGCCAACCCGCCGGCAAGAAAACCGAGAAGAAGTGCCAGGAAGGAGGTGACCACAATGTCCATGGATGTAAAACTTATGGTGCCTTCATCGGGAATGGTCTGGACAAAAAGTCTTGCGGACAATAGGGATAAAATATTTTGAATGAAAACGGTTAAAAATCCCAGAATATAGAAGAACTCAGGACTCCTGTCGGGCTGGATTCCCATCCATGTAGAAAATATAATGCCCGCCGTAATGGCGGCGGGGAGTATGAAAGGCCGACTTCCCAGTCGGTCAGCAAAGGGTCTGATCAGCAGAGCTGCAAAGATAGAAGATGTTGTAATGATTAGGGTGTACATGAAAATCTGAGACGTCGAAAACCCGGCGTATTGTCTGAGAAAGGGAATTGTCATGGCTGCGATAATCTCAATGGATATGGCACTCCATCGCAGGATGAGAATTGATCTATCTTTTTTCTGTTTCATGGCTTTGACAAAAATCTTGCCCATATGTTCACCTGGGATATAATCCACAACTTCACGGTTGGGAATTTTTTTAAGATTCAAACTGGCCATTATGTTCATCACAATTCCCAACATCTGCAGGCTAAGTATCCCTGTCAGTTCGGATAAGAATGTGAGAGATGTCCAAACAAAACTAAAAAATCGTGATAACAGGGCCATCGTGTTGAACCGACTGGAAAGGGTCATAATCACCTCTCCTCTGGTCCGGCTGGTCGAGACCATCTTCTGTATTGTCTGCTGAACGGCTACTCCTATGGTCCGGACCATACAAAACATGGTATAGGTCGTCAGAATCAGATAAATAGCCGGGGGGCCGGATAGGAAGGGCAGGGCAAGATAAGCGAGGCAGATGATCCCTCTGAGCTGCCAGGCAATATACCCCACCATCTTGTTTGATTTCCCCCTGAACAGACGGGGATATAGAATCAACAGGCCTCCGGTGATGTAGGCCGCTGCAGAAATATAGCCAAGTTGAGTATTGGTAGCGCCATATAAAATGGCCAGAAGATAAACCGTGGTATTGCCTAGAAAACTGAAGCCAATGCCGTTGAATGAGGCAAATCTAAAATAATACTTTCTGGCTGTTTCTCTTTCTTTTTGAGATAGGTATTTAGTTTTCTTTATCATGAGCAGATGTATCCTGTATTAAGAAAAGTGCCTCTGCTAAAAAATAATAGGTTTTAAATAGGCTCAGGTAAAGAAGAAACCATAAAAATTATAAGAATAGTATCTGATAAGGAAAAACAATCAGAAAGGTAAAGAGAATCTGTCCGGCCCAGGTCAAAATGCCTGTCATAAGGGAGTTCTTTCCCTGCTGTGCCAGTCCCCGGAATGTAATTTTCATTCCAATTCCCGCCATGGCGGTTATGAGTAAAACTTCCCCTGAAAATTGCAGTGCTTCTGTCATAGACTCCGGCAGGAAACCCGCTGTATTAATTGCCGAGAATAGGATGAATACCAGTATGTATAGGGGAACCTTCGCTCTTGTCTTCTTTTCCAGGCTGGCAGCCTTTGGATTTCTTATGAACTGGACAATCAGAACCACCGGTGATATCAGGAGTATCCGGCCCATTTTCACAATTACCGCAACCTGGCCGGTGTCGTTTCCAAGGGAAAATCCTGCGGCTGTTACCTGACCAACGGCCTGTAAGGTATTGCCTATGATCATCCCTTTTATCTGTTGGGAGAACAGGGGGGTCAATGACAGGAGGAAGGGGAGGATAAAGATCCCGGCAGTTCCCAGTAAATTGATGATAGCCACAGACATGCCCACATTCTTCTCGTTTGTCTTAACCACCCCTTGGACAGCCACTATGGCAGAACTACCGCAGACTCCGTTGCCAACTCCAATAAGGAGAGCTTGTTCTTTTTCTATTCCAAAGAGTTTCCCCCATATCAGGGCCGTCAAAATGGTGAAGGGGATTCCAAGGAAGATAAGAATCAAGGGTAAAACACCAAAGGATAAAAGGACGTTGTAATTCAGTGAAAAACCCAGCAGGGCTATGGCAACTGGCAATATCTTCTTTTCACTGAAGCTTATTCCCGGGGTGGCTCTGGAGCTGATTTTGAAGGTATTGGCAAGGAGCATTCCCAACAGAATTGAAAATGTTACGGCTCCCAATGGTAGAAACAGTCCCAAAGTCCAGGCGATGGTTCCTAATAAAGCACAGATGATGATTCCTGGTAATAATTTCATATAACCTCTCTTGGGCTCAAACTATCATAAGAAAGTAATTAAATATATTTATATATTATTATGTAAACATAATAAAAACTTAAGTGTTTGTGTTATCTTATAGACATGTTGGATTATAGAATCATTACTTTTCTAAGTGTTGTAGATCAGGGCACTCTGGCAAAGGCTTCGGACAGATTAGGCTTAACTCAGCCAGCGGTTTCGCAGCATATCAAGTATTTGGAAGGATATTATGG of Oceanispirochaeta crateris contains these proteins:
- a CDS encoding PrsW family intramembrane metalloprotease yields the protein MFFIFSLLLLPQVINFLLALIPALVLLGYFYKRDPRPEPRKTVTKAFLWGIGATLPALIIELLFSSIIPENLSPLALAAVKAFVIAALVEESCKMAVVNRYIFPLPEFDEVNDGIVYTMAAGLGFAFMENILYSMNSSNPWSLLIMRGITSVPLHGLASGLMGYYIGKAKFDQKDNRTFGLFLAIFYHGLYDFFLFTETWLAWLVIPLLLILYRHTRTLMSRAVREDREAYRV
- the hisC gene encoding histidinol-phosphate transaminase, which translates into the protein MKIRKTLRNVTPYIAGKTKPGAIKLSSNENPLGPSPKALNAIQQELNHLNRYPDGRSGTLISALADHYKLAPECFIVGNGSDEIFALIAGTFLEEGQEVITADSTFSEYNFSGLLFGGHVIKIALRDGFFDTEAMLAAITDETCLVFIANPNNPTGTFLKQNEIRSFLKRLPNHVILVLDEAYAEFATHEDFGSGCDLVMDFPNLIVTRTFSKIYGLAGLRIGYAMAYPSLTQEIFRAKQAFNVNLLAQCAAAEALNDHDFIQKTLNLCSEGKKYLYEALDRDNYFYYPSEANFICIRIGKDSKEVFDDFLDQGMAIRPLASFGMEDWIRYTIGTQEQNEEFIRLLKSLRE
- a CDS encoding ATP-binding protein, whose translation is MITGAQLQKLFINMKTALIITDHSGLIQSANDFAGKMLNLEEGDLKGRHIHALLTPRQKEITLKKISGDEVSGPIMWLLNVVDNENKTSQEGDTNTFLAAMTHEIRTPMNGIIGMTDLALEEDISPVLKEYLNIIHLSADSLMRVINDILDFSKMESGNLSIEHIPIPIHSLLENIVKLFIPQAKAKGVDFKYNPASDLPEVIMGDPIRIGQVIQNLLNNALKFTPNGFIELSSHIDKKKSPHRLFFSISDSGIGIPKEKQHLLFQSFTQVDASTTRKYGGTGLGLAICAYLTSRMGGQIDVKSAAGKGSRFRFFLPLLLPDESKEEPRIHKNSPPKSDADVFLPLGPLILLLEDNRINQLLAVRTMEKAGYRVITAENGNEGIREYKKHKPDLILMDIQMPEKDGYETAMEIRDLEKETQENTPIIALTALALHEDMKKITDAGMNDFLGKPVSPIDLKQMLHKYCKH
- a CDS encoding MFS transporter is translated as MIKKTKYLSQKERETARKYYFRFASFNGIGFSFLGNTTVYLLAILYGATNTQLGYISAAAYITGGLLILYPRLFRGKSNKMVGYIAWQLRGIICLAYLALPFLSGPPAIYLILTTYTMFCMVRTIGVAVQQTIQKMVSTSRTRGEVIMTLSSRFNTMALLSRFFSFVWTSLTFLSELTGILSLQMLGIVMNIMASLNLKKIPNREVVDYIPGEHMGKIFVKAMKQKKDRSILILRWSAISIEIIAAMTIPFLRQYAGFSTSQIFMYTLIITTSSIFAALLIRPFADRLGSRPFILPAAITAGIIFSTWMGIQPDRSPEFFYILGFLTVFIQNILSLLSARLFVQTIPDEGTISFTSMDIVVTSFLALLLGFLAGGLADLSSTAGNLPYINIYGLTFSLGLLFSILIAITAARFSEEGSTTVRKTWAMIFSLEHMRTFRDITRLNNGNSNLKRKTLILSLAYTGSSLANDEIRQMFLNPLSSEKSDIMKTLFDKKRPELVPELIREAQNVYSLSRNAAIFALGSYPMDAVEKALIELLDDPDPITASTAAKSLGRIGNTEKTDLIFQKFIQGKRGNIHSDLNYIIALHNMDPQGPWLEETFSREQAELGESYEQSVITLICRQQNLSPPIAWIYQMNNQESGEGLHILLDETREMDIFFQARDHMDSSFSKGKYSEIWTWCRKQLSEERRVEGAAIPVVRSIQSFDLNFTDPTNTIAALYYTYQILRKGGEL
- a CDS encoding YeiH family protein, whose translation is MKLLPGIIICALLGTIAWTLGLFLPLGAVTFSILLGMLLANTFKISSRATPGISFSEKKILPVAIALLGFSLNYNVLLSFGVLPLILIFLGIPFTILTALIWGKLFGIEKEQALLIGVGNGVCGSSAIVAVQGVVKTNEKNVGMSVAIINLLGTAGIFILPFLLSLTPLFSQQIKGMIIGNTLQAVGQVTAAGFSLGNDTGQVAVIVKMGRILLISPVVLIVQFIRNPKAASLEKKTRAKVPLYILVFILFSAINTAGFLPESMTEALQFSGEVLLITAMAGIGMKITFRGLAQQGKNSLMTGILTWAGQILFTFLIVFPYQILFL